In the Nocardioides panaciterrulae genome, CGGCTGGCGATCATCGACGGGGTGATCAAGCCCGGGTACGCCGCGCTGCTGGGCTGAGCCGGCCGATCTCCTCCCGGGCCTGCTCGGGCGTGACGGGGACGCACCCGTGAGCGACCGCGCCGGCGACGACCCGGCGCTGGTCGCGCATCAGCGCGAGCCCCCGGCGCACCAGCACCAGGGGCGGCTTGCGGCGCTCGCGCAGGTCGCGGGTCAGCCGCCGCCAGAACGTCACCAGCGGGTGCTGGCGGACGCAGTACGCCGCCGCCAGCAGCGCCGCCTCCCTCGCGGGCTGCACGACGTGCTGGGCGAAGATCCCCTCGGCCACGAACAGCGCGTGCTCGCCGAGCTCGAGCGTGCTCCACCCGCAGCGGCCGTCCCGGGAGATCTCGTAGACCGGCACCTCCGCCCGCCCCTCCCGGCAGAG is a window encoding:
- a CDS encoding ATP-binding protein, producing MRAQVIVLAGPSGAGKSRLAERLGLPVLRLDDFYKNGDDPTLPRLTEGANAGLVDWDHPDSWLPQDALAAVERLCREGRAEVPVYEISRDGRCGWSTLELGEHALFVAEGIFAQHVVQPAREAALLAAAYCVRQHPLVTFWRRLTRDLRERRKPPLVLVRRGLALMRDQRRVVAGAVAHGCVPVTPEQAREEIGRLSPAARRTRA